Within Bdellovibrio bacteriovorus HD100, the genomic segment TGTGACCGGTTTGATTAAAACGAACATCCCAGGCCGAGTGGCTTTGAAAGTGGCGTCCAAGATGGATTCCCGTATCATCATCGATGACTCGGGCGCTGAACGTCTGCTGCCAAACGGGGATATGCTGTTCCAGGCGCCGGGTGTGGGAAAACCAACTCGTCACCATGGTCCTTATTTGTCAGACGCCGAAATCGGCAATGTCGTGAAACACTGGGCATCGCAGGCAGAGCCGGAATACGATCCACTGGCGATGAAAGCCCTGGATGGATTTGCTGGCGGTGATGGCGGCGAAGCTGGTGGCGGCGACGGCGGCGGCTTTGGTGAAGAAGAGTATGATGAAAGATACGACGAGATTCTGTCTTGGGCTTCTGAGCAGAAAGAAATCTCTGCGTCTTTAATTCAGCGCAAATTCAGACTCGGTTATCCGCGTGCCGCCCGCATGATTGAGATCTTCGAAAAAGAAGGTGTTGTGGGGCCAGCGAATGGCAGCAAGCCGCGTCAAGTTCTTGTGAGTAGTTACAGAGAACAATAAATAGAGTCTTGACTGCACCACCCTTGGTCGTGGTCTCATTAGGAGACCATATAACCATTCAAGGAGGAATTTATGTTCAAGGCTCTTATTGCGGCCCTAGGTTTGGCGTTCTCTGTTAATGCAGTTGCAGCACCATCTATCACGGAAGTAGTAGTTCAGGCTCAAATGCCTGGTATTCTGGAACAGGCTCAAACAACTGGTTTGGACTGGAAAGTTGGCGACAGAGCTGACTACAGCATCGACATGGGCTTCATCAAAGGCTCCATGATCACGTCTGTAGCTTCTATCGGCGCTGATGGCATCTGGATGAATCAGGATATGGATCTTGGTTTTGCTGGTAAGCAAAAAATGGAAATGCTGATCGATCCAAACACTGGCGAAACCAAAAAATTGCTGGTGAACGGTAAAGAACAACAAATCCCTAAACAAGACATCGAAGTTATCGAAGTTAAAGAAGCGCGCATCACAGTTCCTGCTGGAACTTTCGATTGCATCCACGCTCGTCTTAAAAACAAAGAAGACAACTCTGAAATCAACGCTTGGATCAATCCACAGCTGATTCCAATGTCTGGTTTGTTGAAACAAGTTGCTCCAAGCCAATTCGGCCAAGTGACTGTAGCTTTGAAATCATTCCAGAAGAAATAATTCATGAGAATGACAGTGATGAGAGCCGCCTTAACAGCGGCTCTTTCCTTTTTGACCCTGCCCGCTTTTTCTCAGACAAAACTTCCCAAGTCTGAGACCTACAAAGATATTATCGAAAAAGCCTACAATTTGAGTCTGCAGCGTGACCGCACCCAGGCGCTCAATATTCTTTCTGCCGCGATTCAAAGAGAAACCCGTCCCCAGGCGGTGGCTGAGCTGAAAAAAACCGTCAGCGAAGTTTCCAATATCTTTTTCAGCGACAAGTCCCAGCAGCTCTATGAAACCGGCGTGTCGTTGCGCAAGGCCGATGTGAATCAGGCTTTGGATAAGGTGTCGGAAGCTGCACGCATCGAACCTGACAACTTTCCGATCGTGATTGAAATGGCGAGGCTGATGATTGCCAAGGGCGACTGCAAGGCCGGCCTTGAGACTGTAAGAAAGCAGCTTTTGGTGGTGCCTTTTGATGAAGATCTAAAGCTCACCCAAGCCCAGGCTTTGGCGTGTCTGACCAAGTGGTCTGAATACCAGAAAGTGTATGACACGGTTGCTGTGAAGAAATCACCGCTGCAGAAATACTGGTATGCCTTGGAGGTCCAAAAGTTTCTGGATCTTAACAATCCGCTAAAAACTCAGGAATCCCTGGCCCTTTTGAAGAAAGCGGACGAAAAGTTTCCTGAATTCTTCTATTGGCAGTGGAAAGTGGCTCATTCTCAGAAAAGGATGAACACCGAACAGGCTCAGAAATACGTGATGACCTGCAAAAACATTTCTGCGAACCAGTACAGACAGTATATGATAGACCCCATGCTTTGCCGACGCGTTTTGGAAGTCGAAGGCGAGCTTAAGGGGATGAATGGAACCACTGAATAAAATCCTTCTGTTTGCAGTATTGGCCCTGGCTGTCTCCGCGTGTGGAGTCAAGGGCCGTCCCCTGCCGCCACTGAATCCGGCACCGCTGGGCCGTGGTGAGCCGACCTTCAAGGATGCCAGCCAGGCTCCGAGTCCAAAAAAGAAATCCATCAAAAAAAACCAGGATGACGACACCGCCGCCGAGACGGAGGAGCCATGAACCGTCTGTTGCCGCTTTCCATCACCAAGATGTCCGGAGCGGGAAATACGTTTTCACTGATCGATGCCCGCAAGGGATCAGCCTGGGCGGATCTTGAAAAAACCCTGGGCCTGACCCGCCCGCAGTTTGCAAAGCTGGTGTGCGACCGTGTTCTGGGCCTGAGCACCGATGGCTTCTTGCTGATCGAAGATGGCAGTGAGGGTTTTGATTTTCATTGGGACTTTTATAACAACGACGGCTCCACCGCGGAAATGTGCGGCAATGCTGCCAGATGTGCGGCCCGCTTTTGTTATGACACGTTGGAAGCCAAGGGCACCGGCGTTTTGCGCTTTAAAACCGGCGCAGGCCTAGTGGTGGCGCAAATTCTGGGTAACAGCCGCATCCGCGTGAAAATGCCGGAAGCCCGCTTTATCCAGGAACTGATCGAACTAAAAACCAAATCCAGCTCCACGGAAAAATTCGCACTGGTGAACACCGGTGTTCCGCACTTGGTGCAAAAGATCCATGCATTTTCAGACACGGTGGCTTTAAAAGACATGGCCCGCGAAGCCAGATCCCATCACGATCTGCAGCCCGCAGGTGCCAACGTCACCTTCTATGCCGAGGAGTCCGCGGGAAAAATCAGAGCCGTGACTTTCGAGCGCGGGGTGGAAGACTACACCTTGGCCTGCGGCACGGGAGCTGTGGCGGCAGCGTTCGTTCATAACAAAGAAACCAAAGAATCCAGCGTGGAAGTGCAAATGCCCGGGGGTTCAATGCAAGTGACATTCGTCAGTGGTGATCCCCACCCGCTGATGGAAGGGGACGCGGTTTTTGTCGGGGACTTTAAATACAATCTTGAGGTGGTAGGATGAAAAATTTCAAAGGCACGTTCACCGCACTGGTAACGCCATTTAAAAACGGAAAGATCGACTTCGCTTCGCTGGATAAGCTTCTGAAGCAACAACTGGCTGGCGGCGTGGATGGTTTTGTCGTCAACGGCACGACGGGTGAAAGTCCTGTATTGACCTCCTCAGAGAAGGCCGAGCTTTTCAAACACATCCGCAATGTCTGCGGAGACAAAGTTGTTTTGATCATGGGAACCGGTTCCAACAACACGGCCCAAACCATTGAAGATTCCCGCAAGGCGGAAGAAATGGGTGCGGATGCGATTTTGGTTGTGGTTCCCTACTACAACAAACCACCACAGCGTGGACTGTATGAACACTTTAAAGCCGTGGCGTCTTCTGTGAAGATTCCAACCATTCTTTACAATGTTCCGGGTCGCACCATCACCTCGCTTGAAACTGGCACCATCCGTGATCTTGCCAAAGTCAAAGGTGTGGTTGGCATCAAAGAAGCCACCGGCAAAATTGATCTGGCCAGTGAAATCATCAAAGCCTGCGGCAGCGAATTTGTGATGCTGTCCGGGGATGACGGCACTTACGTTGAATTCCTGGGCGTTGGTGGCCATGGGGTGATTTCAGTTGCGTCACATGTGATTCCGGCACAAATGGTGCAGTGGAAAAAATGGGTGTCTGAAGGCGCGCTGGATAAAGCCCGCGCGGATATCGCAAAATACAACGACCTGA encodes:
- the dapA gene encoding 4-hydroxy-tetrahydrodipicolinate synthase — translated: MKNFKGTFTALVTPFKNGKIDFASLDKLLKQQLAGGVDGFVVNGTTGESPVLTSSEKAELFKHIRNVCGDKVVLIMGTGSNNTAQTIEDSRKAEEMGADAILVVVPYYNKPPQRGLYEHFKAVASSVKIPTILYNVPGRTITSLETGTIRDLAKVKGVVGIKEATGKIDLASEIIKACGSEFVMLSGDDGTYVEFLGVGGHGVISVASHVIPAQMVQWKKWVSEGALDKARADIAKYNDLINLLFVEANPIPVKKALQLMGILESAELRLPLVELGAENTAKLQAEMKKVGVL
- the dapF gene encoding diaminopimelate epimerase, giving the protein MNRLLPLSITKMSGAGNTFSLIDARKGSAWADLEKTLGLTRPQFAKLVCDRVLGLSTDGFLLIEDGSEGFDFHWDFYNNDGSTAEMCGNAARCAARFCYDTLEAKGTGVLRFKTGAGLVVAQILGNSRIRVKMPEARFIQELIELKTKSSSTEKFALVNTGVPHLVQKIHAFSDTVALKDMAREARSHHDLQPAGANVTFYAEESAGKIRAVTFERGVEDYTLACGTGAVAAAFVHNKETKESSVEVQMPGGSMQVTFVSGDPHPLMEGDAVFVGDFKYNLEVVG
- a CDS encoding tetratricopeptide repeat protein, which codes for MRMTVMRAALTAALSFLTLPAFSQTKLPKSETYKDIIEKAYNLSLQRDRTQALNILSAAIQRETRPQAVAELKKTVSEVSNIFFSDKSQQLYETGVSLRKADVNQALDKVSEAARIEPDNFPIVIEMARLMIAKGDCKAGLETVRKQLLVVPFDEDLKLTQAQALACLTKWSEYQKVYDTVAVKKSPLQKYWYALEVQKFLDLNNPLKTQESLALLKKADEKFPEFFYWQWKVAHSQKRMNTEQAQKYVMTCKNISANQYRQYMIDPMLCRRVLEVEGELKGMNGTTE